A region from the Flavobacteriales bacterium genome encodes:
- a CDS encoding aspartate aminotransferase family protein encodes MPLRQAFLDHLAQTSPHPLALDIVHAEGCYLTDRSGKRYLDLVSGLAVNNVGHRHPKVVDAIKEQSDKYLHVIPYGEFVQEPQVRFAEKLTSLLPPSLNCIYFVNSGTEAIEAAVKLAKRSTGRTRIIGCRKSYHGSTHGSLSLTDNSKKRYRNLPLLPDSDHITFGSVGQVEQAMADLSHIDERTACVVVEPVQGDAGVRLPDAKWLKTLRKRCTEVGALLVFDEVQTGFGRTGKLFAFEHWAGVDPIPGHSEPALSGAEGRGKGDEMWVVPDILVLGKALGGGLPMGAFISSRVRMQLLTHDPVLGHITTFGGHPLPCVAGLAALNALLDEGMLVNAQRTGELFKELLLHPRIKEVRGMGLMLAVDLDDADLVQRVVMGALGKGVLGFWFLSCPTAFRIAPPLITDEGMVREACGVILEELGN; translated from the coding sequence ATGCCGCTGCGCCAAGCCTTCCTCGACCACCTGGCCCAGACCAGTCCGCACCCACTGGCGTTGGACATTGTGCACGCCGAGGGTTGCTACCTCACCGACCGCTCAGGTAAGCGTTACCTGGACCTCGTGAGCGGACTTGCTGTAAACAATGTTGGCCATCGGCACCCGAAGGTGGTTGACGCCATCAAGGAGCAGAGCGACAAGTACCTGCATGTGATCCCGTACGGCGAATTCGTCCAGGAACCTCAGGTGCGCTTCGCGGAGAAGCTCACCTCCCTCCTACCGCCGTCGCTCAATTGCATCTACTTCGTGAACAGTGGAACGGAGGCCATTGAAGCCGCCGTGAAACTGGCGAAGCGTTCAACCGGGCGCACGCGCATCATCGGTTGCAGGAAGAGCTACCACGGCAGCACGCACGGCTCGCTGAGCCTGACGGACAATTCGAAGAAGCGCTACCGCAACCTGCCGCTGTTGCCTGACAGCGACCACATCACGTTCGGCTCCGTTGGCCAGGTGGAGCAGGCCATGGCCGACCTGTCGCACATTGATGAGCGTACAGCTTGCGTAGTGGTGGAACCGGTGCAGGGCGATGCCGGCGTAAGGCTGCCCGACGCGAAATGGTTGAAAACGCTGCGCAAGCGTTGCACCGAGGTGGGAGCGCTGCTCGTGTTCGACGAGGTGCAGACCGGTTTCGGACGCACGGGCAAGTTGTTCGCGTTCGAGCACTGGGCTGGTGTTGACCCCATCCCCGGCCATTCCGAGCCTGCCCTGAGCGGAGCCGAAGGGAGGGGGAAGGGAGATGAAATGTGGGTGGTGCCCGACATTCTTGTTCTCGGCAAAGCCCTGGGTGGTGGACTTCCCATGGGCGCGTTCATCAGTTCGCGCGTGCGCATGCAACTGCTCACGCACGATCCCGTGCTCGGCCACATCACCACCTTCGGCGGGCATCCACTACCGTGCGTGGCGGGGCTCGCGGCACTGAATGCCCTGCTGGATGAAGGCATGCTTGTCAATGCCCAGCGTACAGGTGAGCTCTTCAAGGAACTGCTGTTGCATCCGCGCATCAAGGAAGTGCGCGGCATGGGTCTCATGCTGGCTGTGGACCTTGACGATGCCGACCTGGTGCAACGCGTGGTGATGGGCGCGTTGGGCAAAGGGGTGCTCGGCTTCTGGTTCCTGAGCTGCCCCACGGCGTTCAGGATCGCCCCGCCGTTGATCACGGATGAAGGGATGGTGCGGGAGGCTTGCGGCGTGATCCTGGAGGAATTGGGCAACTAG
- a CDS encoding response regulator transcription factor: MKVDGSLVRVLMIDDHADYRENVGTKLDELDGIACRAVASTEEAMDLPDMMEPNVVLMDIRLPGADGIECTRYIKKRWPRTYVIMCTVHEDDEKIFKALRSGAVGYLLKRSTVEEIREAIEQVLQGGSPMSPAIARRVVGSFQLKAPDPNDALTAREQDVLDWMVTGLRDKEIADKLGVSVNTVRTHVRNIYEKLQVQGRVEAITRGQRG; encoded by the coding sequence ATGAAGGTGGACGGGAGCCTTGTGCGTGTGCTGATGATCGACGACCACGCTGACTACCGGGAAAACGTGGGCACCAAGCTGGATGAGCTGGACGGGATCGCGTGCAGGGCCGTGGCATCCACGGAGGAGGCCATGGACCTGCCCGATATGATGGAGCCCAATGTCGTCTTGATGGACATCCGGCTGCCGGGTGCCGACGGCATTGAGTGCACGCGGTACATCAAGAAGCGCTGGCCGCGCACGTACGTCATCATGTGCACCGTGCACGAGGACGATGAGAAGATCTTCAAGGCGCTGCGCAGCGGTGCGGTGGGATATCTGTTGAAGCGCAGCACCGTGGAGGAGATCCGCGAGGCCATCGAACAGGTACTGCAAGGCGGATCGCCCATGAGCCCCGCCATCGCGCGCCGCGTGGTGGGCAGCTTCCAACTGAAGGCGCCCGACCCGAACGATGCCCTGACGGCCCGCGAGCAGGACGTGCTCGATTGGATGGTGACCGGATTGCGCGACAAGGAGATCGCCGACAAGCTGGGCGTTTCGGTGAATACTGTGCGTACCCACGTGCGTAATATCTACGAGAAACTCCAAGTCCAGGGGCGGGTGGAAGCCATCACGCGCGGACAGCGCGGGTAA
- a CDS encoding lysophospholipid acyltransferase family protein has translation MKRLVDPAELAKASHMKPGDPRIPVLSEVSGLGKLQRMYVEMPDVMGIEFIDELFKRLDLQIVVSSEDLALVPREGGAVFVANHPYGAIDGLAMIQTLDPLRPDLRVMANFMLKQLEPLQDRFIGVNPFEELKSRSSFQGMRQAMEHVGSGGALGIFPAGEVSSWQTDIKAVADTRWKSPVVKLIHNAKVPVVPVWFDGSNSRLFHALGMIHPNLRTLVLPGEMLRMRGRHVRMRIGKPILPKELDELPNIESLGRYLRAKTYALGSGVQVKREQFRPLFFPRRPKEITAPDPIDRLVEELAGIADLKLSSQGEFDLYLAAADRIPHILREIGRQREITFRNVGEGTNKRIDLDEFDLYYDHLFLWDRAQNKLAGAYRVGDGTRIIQRYGKRGFYTNTLFRMGKPMEKVLAKCFELGRSFIAEEYQKHRLPLFMLWRGLLIHILSHPDHRFLIGPVSISSNYSRFSRALIMAFVQQHHYDRALAAHVEPRNRFKVPQESADSEALLKHAAADIKQLDKLIADTDPNETTVPVLLKKYLGLNARIIGFNCDPRFNDALDGLMLLDLTKLPGKIVDDLKKGMDAVPSTART, from the coding sequence ATGAAGCGACTGGTAGACCCTGCGGAACTGGCGAAGGCCAGTCATATGAAACCCGGAGACCCGCGCATTCCAGTACTGAGCGAGGTGAGCGGTTTGGGCAAGCTGCAGCGCATGTACGTCGAGATGCCCGATGTGATGGGCATCGAGTTCATCGACGAGTTGTTCAAGCGCCTCGACCTTCAAATTGTGGTCTCGTCGGAGGACCTGGCCTTGGTGCCCCGTGAAGGCGGGGCCGTGTTCGTGGCCAATCATCCTTATGGTGCCATTGATGGGTTGGCGATGATCCAAACCCTGGATCCATTGCGCCCCGACCTGAGGGTGATGGCCAATTTCATGTTGAAGCAGTTGGAGCCTTTGCAGGACCGCTTCATCGGTGTTAACCCGTTCGAGGAGCTCAAGAGCCGCAGCAGTTTTCAGGGCATGCGCCAGGCCATGGAGCACGTGGGCAGTGGTGGGGCGCTTGGCATTTTCCCGGCTGGTGAAGTGAGCAGTTGGCAGACGGACATCAAGGCGGTCGCCGATACACGTTGGAAATCACCGGTCGTGAAGTTGATCCACAACGCCAAGGTGCCGGTGGTGCCGGTATGGTTCGATGGGAGCAACAGCAGGCTGTTCCATGCGTTGGGCATGATCCACCCCAACTTGCGAACACTGGTGCTGCCGGGTGAGATGCTTCGAATGCGTGGTAGGCATGTGCGCATGCGCATCGGCAAACCGATCTTGCCGAAAGAGCTGGACGAACTGCCCAACATCGAATCGTTGGGGCGCTATCTGCGCGCGAAGACCTATGCTCTGGGCAGTGGTGTCCAGGTGAAACGGGAGCAGTTCCGACCGTTGTTCTTCCCGCGTAGGCCCAAGGAGATCACGGCGCCGGATCCCATCGATCGGTTGGTGGAGGAACTTGCCGGGATCGCAGACTTGAAGCTGAGCAGCCAAGGGGAGTTCGATCTTTACTTGGCAGCTGCGGACCGCATTCCGCACATCCTGCGCGAAATAGGCCGACAGCGCGAGATCACGTTCCGCAACGTGGGCGAAGGCACCAACAAGCGTATCGACCTCGATGAATTCGACCTGTACTACGACCATCTTTTCCTGTGGGACCGGGCCCAGAACAAACTGGCGGGCGCTTATCGTGTAGGTGACGGAACACGGATCATACAGCGGTACGGTAAGCGCGGCTTCTATACCAACACATTGTTCCGCATGGGCAAGCCCATGGAAAAGGTGCTCGCCAAGTGCTTTGAGCTAGGCCGCAGTTTCATTGCCGAAGAATACCAGAAGCACCGCCTACCCTTGTTCATGCTCTGGCGCGGTCTGCTCATCCATATCCTGTCGCACCCGGACCATCGCTTCCTCATCGGCCCGGTGAGCATCAGCAGCAATTACAGCCGTTTCAGCCGTGCGCTCATCATGGCCTTCGTCCAGCAGCACCACTACGATCGCGCGCTGGCCGCGCATGTGGAACCTCGCAACCGCTTCAAGGTCCCACAGGAAAGCGCCGACAGTGAGGCACTGCTCAAGCACGCAGCGGCGGACATCAAGCAGTTGGACAAGCTGATAGCGGACACCGACCCCAACGAGACCACGGTGCCCGTGCTGTTGAAGAAGTACCTTGGCCTGAACGCCAGGATCATCGGCTTCAACTGCGACCCCCGTTTCAATGACGCCTTGGACGGGCTGATGCTGCTGGACCTGACAAAACTGCCCGGTAAGATCGTGGACGACCTCAAGAAGGGAATGGATGCCGTCCCCTCCACAGCACGTACCTGA
- a CDS encoding CoA-binding protein, which translates to MPDGPKTTLVLGASPRADRYSNMAVRSLRDHGHPVLAVGARAASIDDLPIHVTIPGNTEVHTVTLYLNASNQAVWEDRIIALKPRRIIFNPGAENERLFRRALAHGIEPLEACTLVLLATGQF; encoded by the coding sequence ATGCCGGACGGACCGAAAACCACACTCGTGCTCGGCGCCAGTCCCAGGGCCGATCGGTACAGCAACATGGCGGTCCGCAGCCTGCGCGATCATGGTCACCCTGTCTTGGCGGTTGGTGCGCGGGCAGCCTCCATCGATGATCTCCCGATCCACGTGACCATACCGGGGAATACCGAAGTGCACACGGTAACCCTGTATTTGAACGCCTCGAACCAAGCCGTCTGGGAAGACCGGATCATCGCGCTGAAACCCAGACGCATCATTTTCAACCCGGGGGCCGAGAACGAACGGTTGTTCAGGCGGGCGTTGGCCCATGGCATCGAACCATTGGAGGCATGCACGTTGGTGCTCCTGGCAACGGGCCAGTTCTGA
- the lysA gene encoding diaminopimelate decarboxylase codes for MEHGIIRGSADLSRTLELTGTPVYVYDSAVMAHQVDRLKRAFTGSKTRFMYACKANANINVMRWLRQCGCGLDTVSIHEVELGLRAGFQPHEILFTPNMVAYAEYKRAVELGIHINIDSISVLEHFGHDFGSTVPVCVRINPHIMAGGNERISTGHIDSKFGISIHQLRHVQRVVASHGMRVNGLHMHTGSDILDTEVFLQAAEILLDTAEHFPDLEFLDLGSGFKVPYKQDDVSTDIEDLGARLCVRLSAFNMQRSRPVELWFEPGKFLVSESGVFLVTVSQVKQTTATVFVGVDSGLNHLIRPMLYGSYHRILNLSRPGGKPRIYTVVGNICETDTFAWDRQLPEVREGDVLAFLNAGAYGMTMASNYNSRPRPAEVLLHQGNVHLVRRRETIDDQLGTMAEVGGIG; via the coding sequence ATGGAGCATGGTATTATCAGAGGCAGTGCGGACTTGTCGCGCACATTGGAACTCACCGGCACGCCGGTGTACGTGTACGACAGTGCCGTGATGGCACATCAGGTGGACCGCTTGAAACGTGCGTTCACCGGTTCCAAGACGCGTTTTATGTACGCCTGCAAGGCCAACGCCAACATCAACGTGATGCGGTGGTTACGCCAGTGCGGCTGCGGGTTGGATACCGTCAGTATCCACGAAGTGGAACTGGGCCTGCGCGCTGGTTTCCAGCCGCACGAGATCCTCTTCACGCCCAATATGGTGGCCTATGCCGAGTACAAGCGCGCCGTTGAACTGGGCATCCACATCAACATCGACAGCATCAGCGTGCTGGAGCATTTCGGTCACGACTTCGGCAGCACCGTGCCCGTGTGCGTGCGCATCAACCCGCACATCATGGCGGGGGGCAACGAACGCATCAGCACTGGTCACATCGACAGCAAGTTCGGCATCAGCATTCACCAGCTGCGCCACGTGCAACGCGTAGTGGCCTCGCACGGCATGCGCGTCAACGGCCTGCACATGCACACAGGCAGCGATATCCTCGACACAGAGGTCTTCCTGCAGGCCGCCGAGATCCTCCTGGACACGGCAGAGCACTTCCCCGACCTGGAATTCCTCGATCTGGGCAGCGGGTTCAAAGTGCCCTATAAGCAGGACGATGTTTCCACCGACATTGAAGATCTTGGCGCAAGGCTCTGCGTGCGGTTGAGCGCGTTCAACATGCAGCGCTCACGGCCGGTGGAGCTCTGGTTCGAGCCCGGGAAATTCCTGGTGAGCGAGAGCGGCGTGTTTTTGGTTACCGTGAGCCAGGTGAAGCAGACCACGGCCACCGTGTTCGTGGGTGTCGACAGCGGCCTGAACCACCTCATTCGCCCCATGCTCTACGGTAGCTACCACCGCATTCTCAATCTGAGCCGCCCTGGCGGCAAGCCGCGCATCTACACCGTGGTGGGCAACATCTGTGAAACGGACACCTTCGCCTGGGACCGCCAGCTGCCCGAAGTGCGCGAAGGCGACGTGCTCGCGTTCCTCAACGCTGGCGCCTACGGCATGACAATGGCGAGCAACTACAACAGCCGCCCGCGCCCCGCCGAGGTGCTGTTGCACCAAGGCAACGTGCACTTGGTGCGTAGAAGGGAAACCATCGATGATCAGTTGGGCACGATGGCGGAGGTGGGGGGAATTGGCTAG